The nucleotide window GATTTGCGATTTGGCTGAAAACTAAGAGAAGAAAGTATGTAGTGAATTATTCAATGATTATCTTGCTGTTATTTTTTCTCATTCCTTGTGTTTTGTTTTTGATAGCGCTTGCAAATGGTGGCGCAATCTTCCCGAAAAACTGAACTAATCCAATGAAATTTAAACTAAAAAAAATTAATATCACAAATGAAAAATTACTATAAAAAAGCAACTTTGTTTTTTTCTGTCCTATTATTTTCTGTGACTCAGGCGCAAACTGCTTCTACCAGCACACCAAACTCCCAAACAGTTCAGCCAAAAATAATGGTCATTCCTTACGTTGGGGAAGGCGAAGACCTTAGAACCGTTTTGGAAGGCGATGTCAACAAGAGAATTGCCATTACCAAAATAAAAGAAGCGTTTGATTCCAAAGGTTTTACAACGGTAGATTTCGTTGCAAAGTTGAAATCTGCAAAAGACAATAACATCTTTACCTCCGATAATCAAACCGATGTGAAAGACCAGATCGTACAAATGTCTGGTGCAGATGTTTATGTACAAGCTGAGGTAAATGAAATTCACAGTCCATCAGGAAATGCGGTTTCTGTGGTGATGTCTGGTTATGAGGCTTCTACGGGTAATTCACTTTCCAATAAAGTTGGCGAAAGTGGAAAATTCTACACCGACGACTTCGGGAAACTGGCTTCCAAAGCAGTAGAAAGTGTGTCTCAGGAATTCCTGAACACAATGCAAGCTAAGTTTACAGATATTGTAAATAATGGAAAATCGATTAATCTGGACATCAGTTTTGCACAAGGTGCCTCC belongs to Chryseobacterium sp. KACC 21268 and includes:
- a CDS encoding DUF6175 family protein yields the protein MKNYYKKATLFFSVLLFSVTQAQTASTSTPNSQTVQPKIMVIPYVGEGEDLRTVLEGDVNKRIAITKIKEAFDSKGFTTVDFVAKLKSAKDNNIFTSDNQTDVKDQIVQMSGADVYVQAEVNEIHSPSGNAVSVVMSGYEASTGNSLSNKVGESGKFYTDDFGKLASKAVESVSQEFLNTMQAKFTDIVNNGKSINLDISFAQGASKKMSTEMAPDNLPLSDQIEMWMEKNAYKNNYHIQGTTDLRMIFDDVRIPLKDANGKNYNTNKFALEVFKFFKTLNMQVDKDIKGNTIYITIK